In Anabrus simplex isolate iqAnaSimp1 chromosome 4, ASM4041472v1, whole genome shotgun sequence, a single genomic region encodes these proteins:
- the wech gene encoding E3 ubiquitin-protein ligase TRIM71 — MAAAFPDQQLEANSLKISSAEMASCISNSLNSLCSRDSSLPVAVPTTSNSSRDTSLSDGGNVDSFISDLLQAVTSSDDADSSTDCVRSGRYMCVNCDEGSTVTSRCRDCSEVLCDSCVRAHQRVRLTKDHYIVRFAEDVINAPNIISPFNNISTSPNSNHNGHSPNRSVSYCDFHRTEILRLYCDTCFLPICGECTLREHRGHSFIYLQDAIENAKVASIKLLTEAKSGAVAVKESLELTQKMAETVELRAHQVAAEVRATIRRFVLAIEERERELLAQVEQIRQLKGKALMLQMDGLRLFLNRLARTTDLLNEAMEMGSGIDLLHAKEKACIEMKQLRIIRACLQPHEDETILFMTPDTLLFRAVTTMGMIRSSGYAPASIAVGEGISRALRGRVATFTVHVKDHLGEPQVCGRDLVTALVVEPDGSLIRAEMEDRGDGTYLVSYCPQMEGPHAVHVTIRGRPILGSPFPVNVRSGRNYSNIGQVITAFGGEGEGDGQLCRPWGVCCDKDGNIIVADRSNNRIQVFSQDGTFLHRFGSQGTAHGQFDRPAGVASDPLCRIVVADKDNHRVQIFTSKGAFVLAFGEKGNKNGQFNYPWDVAVNSEGQIVVSDTRNHRIQLFSPDGTFINKYGFEGSANMWKHFDSPRGVCFNPEGFVIVTDFNNHRLVVIDPTFLNARFLGTEGSGVKQFLRPQGVAVDDEGHIIVADSRNHRVQVFEPNGSFLWQFGNPGKNPGELDRPSGVCLTPDGKIVVVDFGNNRVQIF, encoded by the coding sequence ATGGCAGCAGCATTTCCTGACCAGCAATTAGAAGCAAATTCATTGAAGATAAGTTCTGCAGAAATGGCATCGTGCATTAGTAATAGTCTGAATTCTCTGTGCAGTCGCGATAGCTCATTGCCGGTTGCAGTGCCTACAACTTCCAACAGTAGCAGAGATACAAGCTTAAGTGATGGTGGTAATGTGGACTCTTTCATTAGTGACCTATTGCAGGCAGTGACTAGCAGCGATGATGCAGACTCTTCAACAGACTGTGTTCGATCTGGACGGTACATGTGTGTAAACTGTGATGAGGGATCTACAGTTACGTCTAGATGTCGTGACTGCAGTGAAGTGTTGTGCGACTCGTGTGTTAGAGCACACCAAAGAGTGCGTTTGACCAAGGACCATTATATAGTGCGCTTTGCAGAAGATGTCATCAATGCTCCAAATATTATTTCTCCTTTTAATAACATTAGCACTAGTCCTAATTCTAATCACAATGGGCATAGCCCTAACAGATCAGTTAGCTATTGTGATTTTCATCGTACTGAAATACTGCGTTTATATTGTGACACATGTTTCCTTCCAATATGTGGTGAATGCACTTTACGGGAACACAGAGGTCATTCATTCATATATCTACAAGATGCTATTGAGAATGCAAAAGTGGCCAGTATTAAATTACTGACAGAGGCTAAAAGTGGTGCTGTTGCAGTTAAGGAGAGTTTGGAGCTAACTCAGAAAATGGCGGAGACTGTGGAATTGAGGGCCCACCAGGTTGCTGCAGAAGTGAGAGCTACAATCAGACGCTTTGTTCTGGCAATAGAAGAACGTGAACGAGAACTGTTAGCACAAGTAGAGCAAATTCGACAGTTGAAAGGGAAGGCTTTGATGTTGCAGATGGATGGATTGCGGTTATTTCTGAACCGCTTGGCTCGTACTACGGACTTGTTGAATGAAGCAATGGAAATGGGATCAGGTATAGACTTGCTGCATGCAAAAGAGAAGGCATGCATTGAAATGAAGCAGCTGCGTATAATACGGGCGTGCTTACAGCCCCATGAGGATGAGACTATACTGTTTATGACCCCAGACACTTTACTTTTCCGGGCAGTGACTACCATGGGAATGATCAGAAGTTCGGGTTATGCCCCAGCCAGTATCGCAGTAGGGGAGGGCATCAGCAGAGCTTTGCGAGGCCGTGTTGCAACGTTCACTGTGCACGTTAAAGACCATCTAGGAGAACCACAAGTTTGTGGAAGAGATCTTGTTACAGCACTAGTAGTAGAACCTGATGGATCACTGATAAGAGCAGAAATGGAAGATCGTGGTGATGGAACCTACCTTGTTAGCTATTGCCCTCAAATGGAAGGTCCTCATGCTGTACATGTTACTATTCGAGGAAGACCAATATTAGGAAGTCCATTTCCTGTAAATGTGCGCTCGGGAAGAAACTACTCCAATATTGGCCAAGTGATAACTGCATTTGGTGGTGAAGGTGAAGGCGATGGACAGTTGTGCAGACCTTGGGGAGTGTGTTGTGACAAGGATGGGAATATAATTGTTGCCGATCGTAGTAATAACAGAATTCAGGTGTTCAGCCAGGACGGGACTTTCCTTCATCGGTTCGGTTCTCAAGGTACTGCCCATGGCCAGTTTGATAGACCTGCTGGAGTGGCCTCCGATCCTCTTTGTCGCATTGTAGTTGCTGACAAAGACAATCATAGAGTGCAAATTTTTACATCAAAAGGTGCATTTGTCCTGGCATTCGGAGAGAAAGGAAACAAAAATGGACAATTTAATTATCCCTGGGATGTGGCGGTGAATTCTGAAGGACAGATAGTTGTTTCAGATACTCGCAATCACAGAATCCAGCTTTTTTCACCAGATGGTACATTCAttaataagtatggttttgagggtTCGGCTAATATGTGGAAGCATTTTGATTCACCAAGAGGAGTTTGTTTCAACCCAGAAGGTTTTGTAATTGTTACAGATTTTAACAACCATAGACTGGTTGTGATTGATCCCACATTCTTAAATGCTAGATTTTTGGGTACTGAAGGTTCTGGAGTGAAACAGTTCTTGCGGCCACAAGGAGTAGCTGTAGATGATGAAGGTCACATTATTGTTGCAGATTCTCGAAACCATCGTGTTCAAGTGTTCGAACCTAATGGCAGTTTCCTTTGGCAGTTTGGAAATCCTGGAAAGAATCCAGGAGAATTGGATCGTCCTAGTGGAGTATGCCTTACACCAGATGGCAAAATAGTTGTTGTTGATTTTGGAAATAATCGCGTACAGATTTTCTAA